A genomic region of bacterium contains the following coding sequences:
- a CDS encoding alanine racemase, with product MLAFFHSPGGVTLVFDRQSGESGAAPAEPLAVSALCGPPGRMLTLVAAGTAPGSIPESIRASGGTALEAVSPGCLREALGGRPYVPASGDILRLWAGLSGCRPATALNLAFGWMPGSCLTIDLEALAHNLRAVARAAGERVGLTAMVKCDGYGAGAAPVARACLAAGATRLAV from the coding sequence ATGCTCGCATTTTTTCACAGCCCCGGAGGGGTGACCCTGGTGTTCGACCGCCAGTCTGGCGAGAGCGGGGCGGCTCCGGCCGAGCCGTTGGCAGTGAGCGCTCTGTGCGGACCGCCGGGGCGGATGTTGACTCTGGTGGCCGCCGGGACCGCGCCGGGGTCGATACCGGAGTCGATTCGCGCGTCGGGAGGGACTGCTCTTGAGGCGGTTTCTCCCGGCTGCCTGCGCGAGGCTCTCGGCGGGCGGCCCTATGTCCCGGCCTCCGGGGACATCCTCCGTCTCTGGGCCGGCCTCTCCGGCTGCCGTCCCGCAACCGCCCTTAACCTGGCGTTCGGCTGGATGCCGGGAAGCTGTCTGACAATCGACCTCGAGGCCCTGGCCCATAACCTGCGCGCGGTGGCGCGCGCGGCCGGGGAGAGAGTAGGCCTCACCGCCATGGTCAAGTGCGACGGCTACGGGGCGGGGGCGGCTCCGGTGGCCCGCGCCTGCCTGGCAGCCGGGGCGACGCGCCTGGCCGT
- a CDS encoding aspartate kinase, translating to MGRIVMKFGGSSVATADRILAVADIVRSALERRPLVVVSAVGVAQKGETKITDQLEALAELAYTGKPFEANLAAIRDKHEKVLAGLGLDWSSISPIWGKLTAALAATKRPYHEFLDEIFSFGERLSSFILASVLDKQGVPSRCVDVDELDIITNDFFQDASVSPEMEDKVLCRFRDEERTLVVPGFVGRTEDGRIVTLGRGGSDYTAALVGAAFEVDEIQIWTDVSGMRSTDPRVVPDAERLETISFDEAKELASFGARVLHPKTIEPAMRRNIPVSVLNTFEPKNPGTVIRNERIKHGKVIKAIASKSGVTRLDLFSNRMLGAYGYLASLFEVFARYKKAVDVVATTEVSVSLTVDSKKDLDRIVEDLRGFSEVQVANNKTIICIVGEGMRQTPGVSGRVFSTLGTAGVNVEVISQGASEINITFVVDDKDAERAIKALYYACIS from the coding sequence ATGGGACGTATAGTAATGAAATTCGGCGGCAGCTCGGTAGCCACCGCCGACCGTATTCTCGCAGTGGCCGACATTGTCCGCTCCGCCCTGGAGCGCCGTCCCCTGGTCGTGGTATCCGCGGTGGGAGTGGCGCAGAAAGGCGAAACCAAGATTACCGATCAGCTCGAGGCCCTGGCCGAGCTGGCTTATACCGGCAAGCCGTTCGAGGCCAACTTGGCCGCGATCCGTGACAAGCACGAGAAAGTCCTGGCCGGGCTGGGCCTGGACTGGTCCTCGATTTCACCGATCTGGGGCAAGCTGACCGCGGCCCTGGCCGCCACCAAACGTCCCTACCACGAATTCCTGGACGAGATTTTCTCTTTCGGCGAGCGCCTGTCCAGTTTCATCCTGGCCTCGGTGCTCGACAAGCAGGGAGTGCCCAGCCGTTGCGTGGATGTGGACGAGCTGGACATAATCACCAACGACTTTTTCCAGGACGCCAGTGTCTCTCCAGAGATGGAGGACAAGGTCCTTTGCCGGTTCCGTGACGAGGAACGCACCCTGGTGGTGCCGGGCTTTGTCGGACGGACCGAGGACGGGCGCATCGTCACGCTCGGACGCGGCGGCAGCGACTACACCGCGGCCCTGGTCGGCGCGGCGTTCGAGGTGGATGAGATCCAGATCTGGACCGATGTCTCGGGCATGCGCAGCACCGACCCCCGCGTGGTGCCGGATGCCGAGCGTCTGGAGACAATCTCGTTCGACGAGGCCAAGGAGCTGGCCTCTTTCGGGGCCCGCGTGCTGCACCCCAAGACCATCGAGCCGGCCATGCGCCGCAACATCCCGGTGTCGGTGCTGAACACATTCGAGCCCAAGAACCCCGGCACAGTGATCCGCAACGAGCGGATCAAGCACGGGAAAGTGATCAAGGCCATCGCCAGCAAGAGCGGCGTCACGCGCCTGGACCTATTCTCCAACCGCATGCTGGGGGCCTACGGTTATCTGGCCAGCCTGTTCGAGGTGTTCGCCCGCTACAAGAAAGCCGTGGATGTGGTCGCCACCACTGAGGTGAGCGTAAGCCTGACCGTGGACAGCAAGAAGGACCTGGACCGGATAGTCGAGGACCTGCGCGGGTTCTCCGAGGTCCAGGTGGCCAACAACAAGACAATCATCTGCATCGTGGGCGAGGGCATGCGCCAGACCCCGGGAGTGAGCGGCCGCGTGTTCAGCACCCTCGGCACGGCCGGGGTGAACGTGGAGGTCATTTCCCAGGGCGCCTCCGAGATCAACATCACGTTCGTGGTGGATGACAAGGACGCTGAGCGGGCGATCAAGGCCCTCTACTACGCCTGCATCAGTTGA